One Colius striatus isolate bColStr4 chromosome 7, bColStr4.1.hap1, whole genome shotgun sequence DNA segment encodes these proteins:
- the RASSF10 gene encoding ras association domain-containing protein 10, which translates to MEPEERKISVWICQEEKLISGLSRRTTCSDVVRVLLEDSHHRRQRPALPEPGGGMLSGPPHSYCIVEKWRGFERILPNKTKILRLWVAWGDEQENVRFVLVRSEASLPNAGPRSAEARVVLSKERPGHGLGAARASLALTQERQRRVVRKAFRKLAKINKRRQQPLAREASSAERMETLVHLVLSQDHTIRQQIQRLRELDREIDRYEAKIHLDRMKRHGVNYVQDTYLVGAGGGEPEPGREPGGAAQPAAGRPEEDYARKCEEVLQLQEQRAQQEELLEHLAAEIQEELNERWMKRRREELELAAGPGLAETDCDTTELSGGGEGELHLEHERVKTQLSTSLYIGLKLSTDLEAVKTDLDYTQRAWEDKERELQRLLETLGTLDVAEAAAEPRGAAGSSAAGWVEQARALRKDRADNGEDSDTGLSSMHSQDSDSLPVCESLV; encoded by the coding sequence ATGGAGCCCGAGGAGCGGAAGATCTCGGTGTGGATCTgccaggaggagaagctgatCTCCGGGCTCTCCCGGCGGACCACCTGCTCGGACGTGGTGCGCGTGCTACTGGAAGACAGCCACCACCGGCGGCAGCGGCCGGCGCTGCCCGAGCCCGGCGGCGGGATGCTGTCGGGGCCGCCGCACTCCTACTGCATCGTGGAGAAGTGGCGCGGCTTCGAGCGCATCCTGCCCAACAAGACGAAGATCCTGCGGCTCTGGGTGGCGTGGGGGGACGAGCAGGAGAACGTACGCTTCGTGCTGGTGCGCAGCGAGGCCTCGCTGCCCAACGCGGGGCCGCGCAGCGCCGAGGCGCGGGTGGTGCTGAGCAAGGAGCGCCCCGGCCACGGCCTGGGGGCGGCCCGCGCCAGCCTGGCACTCACGCAGGAGCGGCAGCGGCGGGTGGTGAGGAAAGCCTTCCGCAAGCTGGCCAAGATCAACAAGAGGCGGCAGCAGCCGCTGGCTCGGGAAGCCTCGTCGGCGGAGAGGATGGAGACGCTGGTGCACCTAGTGCTCTCACAGGACCACACCATCCGGCAGCAGATCCAGCGGCTTCGCGAGCTGGACCGGGAGATCGACAGGTACGAGgccaagatccacctggaccgCATGAAGCGGCACGGCGTCAACTACGTGCAGGACACCTACCTGGtgggggccggcggcggggagccGGAGCCGGGCCGGGAGCCGGGCGGGGCGGCCCAGCCCGCTGCCGGCCGCCCCGAGGAAGACTACGctaggaagtgtgaggaggtgctgcagctgcaggagcagcgagcgcagcaggaggagctgctggagcacctgGCCGCGGAGATCCAGGAGGAGCTCAACGAGCGCTGGATGaagcggcggcgggaggagctggagctggcagcGGGGCCCGGCCTGGCCGAGACGGACTGCGACACCACGGAGCTGAGCGGCGGCGGCGAGGGCGAGCTGCACCTGGAGCACGAGCGAGTGAAGACCCAGCTGAGCACCAGCCTCTACATTGGCCTCAAGCTGAGCACGGACCTGGAAGCCGTCAAAACCGACCTGGACTACACGCAGCGGGCGTGGGAGGACAAGGAGCGGGAGCTGCAGCGCTTGCTGGAGACGCTGGGCACCCTGGACgtggcggaggcggcggcggagccgcgcggggcggcggggagcAGCGCGGCCGGCTGGGTGGAACAGGCGCGGGCGCTGCGCAAGGACCGCGCCGACAACGGCGAGGACTCGGACACGGGGCTGAGCTCCATGCACAGCCAAGACTCGGACTCGCTGCCCGTCTGCGAGTCCCTCGTTTAG